One Oharaeibacter diazotrophicus DNA segment encodes these proteins:
- a CDS encoding DUF1236 domain-containing protein: MRKLTLGLVAATLALGSSAALAQEGTVSGAAGGAVTGAIVGGPVGAAVGGVAGAALGTILAPPSTEIREVVVAQPAPSVVYEGQVVVGQPLPQVVAIQPVPGYDTYGYAIVNQHRVIVDPQTRTVIEVVD; encoded by the coding sequence ATGCGCAAGCTCACGCTCGGCCTCGTCGCCGCGACCCTCGCCCTCGGCAGTTCCGCGGCCCTCGCCCAGGAAGGCACCGTTTCCGGCGCGGCCGGCGGCGCGGTGACCGGCGCGATCGTCGGCGGCCCGGTCGGTGCGGCGGTCGGCGGCGTCGCCGGTGCCGCGCTCGGCACCATCCTGGCGCCGCCGTCCACCGAGATCCGCGAGGTCGTGGTGGCGCAGCCGGCGCCGTCGGTGGTCTACGAGGGGCAGGTCGTGGTCGGCCAGCCGCTGCCGCAGGTGGTCGCGATCCAGCCGGTCCCGGGTTACGACACCTACGGCTACGCGATCGTCAACCAGCACCGCGTCATCGTCGACCCGCAGACCCGCACGGTCATCGAAGTGGTCGACTGA